In Narcine bancroftii isolate sNarBan1 chromosome 7, sNarBan1.hap1, whole genome shotgun sequence, the sequence aacagattgagattaccagaaggaagcagctttgaatatttgattacagacacaatgataattaaaagatttataacaaatatgtacattaaactgcaaagtaaagaaaatgataaaataagctataaacccaaacaaaagtgggaaaaggacttaaacataaagataaagaattaagcatgggaaaagttatgttctggaactatgaagaatacaataatcacaaggttacacatgatacagtataattggttaaacacgttatatatcactcctcaaaaattcaaagaatgggattcaacgttatcagataggtgttttcgctgtaaaaatgaaatgggaacaacaatacatacaatttgggcattgacaaaagtgaatacgttttgggaagaactgaatcagatattaaataaaatcacaaaaaataagataccaaaagatccagagatctttcttttaagtaacataagaagtaaagaattatatctcaaattggataaagcgcaaaaaagattcattatgatagtcttaacagtagcaaaaaaatatatgatgtcaacttggaaaatggaagagagcctgagaatacagcatggaaatgaataaatgtatttcattggaaaaaataacatataatttaaaaaaaataaagtcacattatttaaaaaaacatggaACATaagagagagggcttgcctcggacctccaccccctaaaatgacttgatccagtgtttaaaagtagatgacacattttgtttatttttcattgtgtgaacaTTTGTACAAGAGTGATAGTACTGGGAGATTTGTTGATAACCTGACAAGCATTGGAAGGAAGGAATGAAGGCCAGATGCAGGTTTGTACAGTGAACCCAGGCAGAAAATGTACTTCATAAGGAGATAAATGAGTGGATATTGAAAAGTATACATAAAAATTttcaggagaatgggcaaagatagATTATTATTTTCTTCTTGTTTCTACCTTCTCTTTTAAATAAGTTGCGTGTTTTCTTGTCTTCTTAGATTTTCCAATGTGAAGTCTGAGCTTTTACCAAGTCATCCCTTGGAAGTTTCAGAAAACAACGTAAGTCTGGAGATTTTGAATTATGCCAAAATATATATTGCTTTCTATTGTACTTGGTGATCTCATTTGGTATATGGTTAGTGTTCCTGATTTAGCTTCAGCCTCTTTGGATTTTGGAGAAGCAATCTTTTTTTGTACCCTAATTTGAGTAGAAAGTGTGTAGAAATGTAGCAATAAATGAGTGAGAATATATACAAACAATAATTTTTCATGTATTATTTGGGTCTTAAAGTTATTTGAATCTTATGGAGTAATACTTAAAGTTAGATAACCAAAGTTTATTAATACAGAATGGCCATCTTGTTGTGGTACCTGTTGTTTTCACATTCAGTTATATTATCAAACAACCTTGAAAAATATAGATATTTTAGATATAAATATAGATAGTACCACAGCTATGATGCAAATTGGGCAGAAATTGAATGCAATGCATCATTTGATTTCATTTTGCTTTTGGTGTCCTTGAAATTAATATTTTCTGTGTTAAGTTTCAGCTCAATCAAAATAAAATGAACTTTGCTACATTGAGGAATATTCAAGGATTATCTGCGCCACTAAAGTTACAAATGGAATACAAAGCAGTAAAGCAAGTAAgccaatttattttgttaaaaagacgtacagcacggtaacgggccctttcagcccaattacacccaattaacttagagccccaggtatgttttgaattatgggaaacctacgcagacttagggaaaatgtacaaacaccttacagacagtgtgggattcaaacccaagtcccgattactggcgctgtaacggtgttgtgctaactgtgtcaTCCTATTAACTAATAAAAGAATTTATGTTGAATTTTTTTGCTATTTATGTAAACTGAATGGCAATATGATTAATGTGCACTTTCTGAAAGCACGTCCATTCAAAGTGTTGGATGTTTTGTGTTGGGCATATGCAAATTCATCTGCAGTTTGAGTATACAAAGTTACACACTGCTAATTAGGTTCTGTACAACTTGTATTTCTCTGCAATTTTAAACTGCCCATATTTTTCAACAAAATGATCATGTGGCATGGTTTGTATACAGTCACATAAAATGGGTTTCCATCCAGGCATTACACTGACTTAAGGGTGTACCGATTCTAGAGCTTTGAAGCTGCAGATGATGAAAGCAGAGTGTTTCTTGAGAATACATACTATATTTTGTAAATTCAGATTTGAAGCAGATATGTTTTGAAGTAAAAGTGGATAATTCCATAAATTGGGCAGTGCAGCTGGTGGAGTTGCTGCTTCATAGTTTCATCAGCCCAGAACTGATGCTCCCTGTATGGAGTcgatcttctccctgtgactccaTGGGCATCTCCATGGTGTACTTCGACATCCCAAAGCCTTCTGGGTTGGTagtttaattggctgctgtaaatttctTGTAGGTGAGTGTTAGTATAGGATTAGCATAAATTCAACTTTGGTTAGTACTTTATCTCAAGCAGGTGTACTTCAGTTTCATTCCAGTGAATTCCAGCATACTATTGAGAGCACCCTGTGGCTTTCAATTAATACTTTCTGTGCATAAGGTAAGGATTTCTGAATATTAGACAAAGAAGTTCTCCCAAACTGGTTAATATGTTACCTTCAATCAAAACTGTACTTCAAGTTCATTGTAAATGGCTTGGTAAGGTATTAGATGAGTTTAAAATTTTGatattaattttataatttaacAGAATATTTTAAAAGGCTATTACTATATTTCAAATTAGGTACAACGTTTGCCTTTCCTCATGAGCTCAAATATTGCACTCGAAACGCTTCAAGGAAATGATGAATGTATTGGCTTTGAAGACATATTGAATGGTAATTGTTTTGTTATTGGTTTTATGTTAACACAGTAACTGAACTCAAAGTTGTGCAGCATGTAAAACATAAAACCCATGTTCAAGTTGAAGGTTACTCTTTCTGTTTAAATTTcctgctttatttttaaaaatgatgtatACCAGTTGTAGAACcgtagaaaattacagcacagaaaataggcccttctaacctgtgccaaaacatcattccgatagtcccactgacctgcacacattCCATAATCCTCTAGTTCACTCCAATCCATgtatttggatcttgggcagaaaATAGATTGAATATGTGAACTTGAATATTTTTGTAATTTGTTCTGGTAGTTTCATGCCCAGCAGTTTTCTTGTGTCCTATTTTAAGATTATTTGGAATTAACAACTTGATTCTCTTCTTTTTTTAGATCCATCTCAAAGTGAAGTGATGGGGGAACCACATCTTATGATGGAGTACAAACTTGGCTTACTGTAATTTGTGGGCATTCCTGGGGATTTTAAAGAGACAAGTTTTGCATAGTTTTGCTGATTTGCATAGGTTCTGAATAAAAGGGGAACATCCaaaatataaaaactttaaacaaataactggcccaaaatgaagaataaaactcTCATGGAATTAAAGTTTGTAAGAAAAAGTAATGTTAAATTATTGGCTAAAAGTGTTGGTCTGTCAGCAGTCCTATAAGTACTGTTATGAATATATTTGCATATGTACAAGATAAAAAGCAATGGGTTAAATTGTACACTAATACAATTTATTGCATCATTCAAAATGAAAAGTTCAGAATTGGGAGCAcacaaattatttccaatgtGATCTGACTTGTCATTTAATAGCAATTAGAATTGTTGCACCATTATTTACTCTTTCAGATATTTGATTTTGTTCAAACTAAAATCTGAGCTCTTTTAATCTGGGAAAATGGTGCAAGTTTTTATACAACAGCAAGAGGTTGAATCAGTTTACATCCAAACATTTGGATGTATTTGAACCCTTATTTACTTGCTGGAATCATTTAAGGAAATATGGTTTCTCAGTTCAATCTTAGTCATAATGAAGGAATATTATATTCTTAAGACACATACCTATAATTAAAATTATCCATTAAGATTgacttgatatttttttgttaggtttttacaaatttaaagaaaaacacacCATAAGGCTCTATCCATTATTGTTGAATATTCATGGAATGCAAAATAACACTGAAATTAGCAAATAGCAAGACTTGTAACATCAGCAAAAGAAGTTggaaagtgattaaatgttaGGCTATCAAATATTAAGGATAGAATGTCCAAGAAAATAAACATAAGATTTCAGTTTATTTCACCAATAATTAAGTTTGCAATCTTATCACATTGAACAGAAATGTAATtaattctgtatttttaaaaatttcattataataaatgttaatatttcagttttttttaaaatttgtttgctTGTTCTGACTGGTTAATCTGTGCAAGGAGAATGAGGTATGAATAGGGATAAAATTTATTTCATTCAGTTTAGGCTTGGGATTAAGAGTTTTTATTACTGTTCTGGAAAAAATGTGCAATTTGCTTGTTTAAAAGGAAACATTCAAGATACAATAACAAGGGGTTACTAAATTAAGACTGGTAAAAATGACAGTTACATGCTAGTTTGCTATAATTATTTCAACATTGCCACTTTCATTCATGTAAAAGTTTTTATGACTGTACTTCTAGTCTTTTTTAAACGCTATCATATCACTAAAGCAAGTAGTCAGTGTCTGTATGAGCTTCAAAAGGCTACCCAAAGAAGGTTGAGGGTATGGGGAATGCAGAATagaaatttcagaatcagaatttattgttatgaacaaatcatgaagttcagtgttttgcggcaatATCATAGagcaacattcatattataatcatcttataacattactataaaaaaaagtgcaagaaaagtaattgattattcaggaatctgctggcaGTGGGGAATAAGTTGTCCTTGTGCGGTtgagtgctcgactttaggctTCTGTAACTTTTTCCCGatggagagtgaagagggcatggcttgagtggtgggggtctttgaggatagaggctgcttttttaagacactgccttatgtagatgttcttggagtgaagtctgatgcctgtgatgttgcatgcTGAGTTAACAACCGTCTGGAGTTTATACTCATCCTGAGAGTTGGTGActtcataccaggcaatgatgtcgccagccagaatgctctccacggtacacctatagaggtttatgagagtctttggtgacatactgaacctcctcggacacctcacaaagtagagctgctggcgagccttctttgtgattacatcaacatggaggctccaggacagatcctcggagatgttgacacccaggaatttgaagttcttgagcctctccactacagagccctcaaagaggactgggtcgtgttcccttaacatccttctgaagtccacaatcatcttgcttttgctgacattgagcgcaaggttgttgtaattacaccattcaatgagctgatctgtctccctcctgtatgatacctcattgccatttgtgattctgctgacaactgtggtgtcatcggcaaacttgtagatagcattggaattgtgtctggccacacagtcatggtgtataatgagtgggctaagcacacatccttagggtgcacctgtgttgataatcagtgaggattattTCTCAGTCTGTTATTAGTAATAATAGACTCAATAAGCAGGAGATCAGTATTGACCTCTTTAAGATTTAGAGAAAGAATCCAAAAAGGTGTATGGTTAATCCAGAGCCAGGGAAGAAATTAATCATAGTTGCTGAAGAGGAACGTGGAAAGGGAGAGATTCATTTCAAGTTGCCATGATCTCTGCTGGATCAaaagagacattgaaacagggAGCTGATCCTCCAGAAAATGGCATCAGTAATTAGGTTCTAAAAACATAGGGACTTGGTGCTGGTAAGCTCTGAACTACAGTATTAAATGAATCTTGTACAAATAGGCAGATAAAGAGGATTAAAGTATGGGAAAGAGTGGATACTTGCATGGCATATTAGCACCAGTTCTGGGTCGAGAAGGAGTTATTTCTGTATCAGAATGTACCCTGTGTCCCAAACTTAAAAAAAGAGGAGTGGGATCCATAAATCAAGTTTAAATATAATCAAAACATGAAATGATAGCATGGGAAAGAATATTAAGCTGTCTATAAAGATGTTTTCCACAATAAAACCTGGAAACTGGAGGCAATCAATTGTTAGGTCAAACCAGACATAACAATAACGATAGGATTGAACATCACAAGGTATATATTTAAGAAGTGTAAAGAGGTGAGAGGTTGAGTTGCAATATCTGTTAGGGAAGGACAAAAGCAACAAGGGAAATAGCTAGAAGGCAGACTGAATTAGGATCCATGTACATTGAGATTAAAGATAAAGGATCAATCATGCAAGCATAATCAAAGATCACCTGACAATGGGAGATAGAACTGTGGAGATAAATTgtggaaataaagtttaaaaaaaaatatgggaatttcaaatgttccagTATTAATTTGAAAAAGTAGATTGTGTTAGAAAGTACATTTCTTTATCCCCCTTTCCCAATGTGAGGAGCCCAAGAAGAAATCACGAATGAAACAAAGAAGATAAGTAAAAGAAGGGGAACATAAAGGCAATAGCAAGCATAATAGATGATAATAGAGAAGGTATAGGCTACAAAGTACAAATGAGGTAATGTAAGAAATGCAAAGAAAATCAGGAGGAccaaaagaaggcatgaggtggctatggcagacaaggtgaaggaaatctTAAGGACTTTGGTAGACTTGTGGATAGCGAGGGACAAAATTTGTCCTAATGAAGACCAGAGAGGTTATCTCTATGTGGGGTTGAAcgagatggaggagatcttaaatagattttttgcatctgtatttactcatgaGACAGATACATAATCTATAGAAGTGAGGCAAAACAACAGCAAGGTCATGGATACAAAACAGATGGCAGAAGAGGTGCTTGCTGCTTCATggtaaataaaggtggataaatccccagggccagacAATTTTGAGGTTATGAGgacagttgatgaaggaaaggcctgGATATTGTCtcaatggactttagtaaagacctttgacaaggtctcacataggAAGTTGGTCAAGAAGGTTAGGTCGCTCAGTATCCAGGAGCAGGTTGTAAATTTGATTAAACATTGATTTTTCAGCAGAACCCAGAGaggtagtagatgattgcctctTACTGAAGGCCAGTGACTAGTAGTGTTCCTTAGAGATCAGTGCATGGTTCATTTATAACAATTTGGCTGATAatatgataaattggatcaggaaaTTTGCAAATTAAACTAAGACTGGGTGTGTAATGGAGAGCAAGGAAGGCCTTCAAAACTTGCAGCCTGATCTGGACCAGAAAGAAAAATTGGTTGCAAAGTTGCTGATGGAATGTAATGCTGACAACTGTGAGTGCTTTGGGTGGACAGATCTTGCAAGTTAAACTGCAGGGCAGTGCAGAGTGAGGTGgaacagggggatctgggaatacagatacatgattTTTTGTATATGACTTCATCGTTCAAAGTACTgtgaaagggctgaatggcttggagtttgtaaagtgtgttcaggaaagttttctaaatcaatatatagaagtaccaatgatagaggatgcaatacttgatctcctattagggaacgagacaggtcaggtgtgtaggtgaacattttgggtccagtgaacatgatgtcattagcttcaagttaattatgggaaaggataagtctggtcctcatgttgggattctatttggagaaaggccaattttgtttaaatgagaaaggatctaggaagagtggattgggatatgttattTTCTGCCTAGGGTGTGTtaagtaagtggatggccttcaaaggcaaaattttaaaagagtgtagagtttgcatgttcttattaggattaaagggaaaattaacaggcatagggaaccctggttttcaagggatattggcaatctggttaagaagaagagggaggtaaAGCAAGTATAGctaacaaggagctaatgaggtacttgaagagtacagaaaatcaagaaaatactcaagaaggaaatcaggaaggcaaaaagaagacatgaggttgctttggcagataatgtgaaggtaaacccgaaggggttcgacaagtatattaagagtaaaaggatagcaaggggcAAAATTGGTCTGTTAGATGATCCGAGTgttaactatgtgtggagccCCAGGTAATAGGGGAGATCttcaacagtttttttgcatcagtatttactcaggaaactgacgtAGTGCAGAAGGAagggaacatatggagattatgtcagaacatatggagattaaggaggaggagccttacagcaaataaagttagatatattcaaaatatccttagccacgggtgaggtgccagaggatggagggtagctcatgttgtcctgttgtttaaaaaaaaagctccagaaataaaccagataattataggcctgtgagcctgacatcagtagtaggtaaattattggaaagagttCTCAGAgttaggatatataggtatttggacagccatgggctgattaaggacagtcagcatggctttgtgtgtggtaggtcatgtttaacaaatcttgtagagtttttcgagcaggttaccaagaaggtagatgaaggaaaggctgtggatgttgtccacatggattttagaaaagcctttgacaaggtccctcatgggaggttagttcagaaggttaagactcGAGGTGTCCATGGAtaagttgtaaactggatttgaaattgtttgtgtgggagaaaacagagagtggtagtggatggttgcttctcagacaggaggcctgtgcctcagggatctgtgttgggaccattgtttgtttatatcaatgatctggatgataatctggtgaattggatcagcaagtttgctgttgacaaagataggaggtattgtggatagtgaggcttgcagagggatctggactaattgaaagaatgggccagaaaatggcagatggagtttaatgcaaataactgtgaggtgtggcattttggaaaggaaaaccaaggtaggacatacatggtaacacagtaaacagtagggcactgagtagtgcagaggagcaaagagatctgggaatacagatacataattccctgaaggtgtcattgcaggtggacagggttataaagaaagcttttggcatcttagcctttataaatcaaagtattgagtataggagttgggatgttatgttgaagttgattaagtcattggtgaggccaaatttggaatattgtgtgcagttctggtcacctaactacaggaaggatatccatagattgaaagagtacagagaagaattactaggatgttgccaggtctttgggagttgagttacagggaaagattaaacaggttaggactttattccttggagcaaagaagaatgaggggagatttgatggaggtttacaaaattaagagaggcatagaccgagtggatgtgagtaggctttttccacaaaatgagagagataaatatgaaagaTCATTGTTTTAAGCTGAAATGGAAAAGTTCACCACTctaagagtggtgggaatgtaaaatgagctgccatctgatatggtgaatgcaggctcaatcgtaagttttaagaataggataaatacatggatgggtgaGGTCTGGAacattatggaatgggagcaagtcAATGGGACGAGCAGaatgatggtcggcacagactagaagagctgaatggcccattttctgtgctgtcaCGTTTTCTGGTTCTAATTGAATACAAGGGATGAGaagtgttgaagttgtttaatatattaagaccaaatttggagtattgtgtgcagttttggtcacctgctgacaggaaagatatcaataatattgaaagagtgcaaagaaaactTAAGGATATTGAtgggacttgaagagctgagttatagggactttattccctggagtgttggaaAATGAGGTATTCAgaattagaaacatagaacattagaacaggaacaaaaaggattcagcaggtaggcacagataAGGGCAGATTTTTTTGATATATCTTATAGACAGTGGAAATGGcaaccaaggcaggggaatgctcctcttgcaaaatgtgggatGTCAGGAAACCCAgcagaagtgcatccagctgcagctcctgacaagcatCGAGATCATTCAGAAGGTAGAGGGGGTGATAGGAGTTACACGGACACTATCAAACCTAGGAGGCAGGGGGATGGTAGATAgatgacaggagagggaaagggaacaagcaggcagtgcagggcaccgcTGTGGCtgtccctcaataacaagtatacctgTAATTGATCTGTGTTAATGCTTAGTCTAATGTTAAAACCATAtttcatgtgtgtgtatgtgtgtgtgtgtgtgtgtgtgtgtgtgtgtgtgtatatcttaGTAAAAGTTAGTTTTGGGTGGACAGGGTTCATTTACGTTCTACAGTCATACATGTTTCTTTGCAGCTGGTAGCTGGCTTCAGCATCAACaaacacatttgcattttcaacacCATTGATTGCAAAAGCCAGTTTGAAAGCCAAAGAGTCTGCTGTTACATTGCGAGGAGAAGAGATGAAAGATTTTTTTACGATGGTTCTTGAGATAAATGGAACAATAATTCATTTGCTTGAGTATACAGGAAGCCATTTTGTTAGTAAATTCCAGAAACATTAAACAAAGATGATCAGTTTGATTTTGTAAGTGGACAAAGATGCATTTAGCACATAAGTGTCAAGAGACATTAAAAGACAGAAatacagaaatgatgtcacatacaatGTGGCATGAGAGACAAAGGTCAGTTTAAAGGAACTCACTGCCCTGTTCAGTCAGGATTGAAAGCAACAATCTTTCCTGCAGAGGTGGAAAAAACGACCTATCTTGCTCCTgaaaaaggggaacacagaatcagtggctctgaaataagtaaatgttgtaagGGTTCacgtgggtcccacaggttaagaaccaagCCGAAGTCGGGGTTCAAAGCGcacatttatttcagggatgcAAATGGGAAAACAGGGTCGATATGCTAGGCAAacctatacacacatacacaatacgCAAGGGGTAAATGTACACTTCAGATAATGAGGGAGAGACTGACAGAAGactggggaaattacatgaatacacacattcaacagtcaggatcaaggaGATACCACGTGCCCCCGCCCCTTGACCAGTACGAACATGGCTCTTGCTACCTAACCTCAGGACTCACCCCAACGCAGTGTAAAAGGTTCTATTTACATGTCACGAGGAGTCCAAAAGAGGCAGAATGAAGGGGCACGTGGCCCTTTATAGTCCTGCAGGCAATATTGGGAGGGTCAATCACTCGGGGCAGGTTGGGTCCCATTGGCTGCTGTGGtcaatggctcgaagccaagtgcaggggtcaGCCAAGGTGATtgacctgggccaattgggtgaaggtcaggggtgAGTCTGGGCAAGCTggctggactgcagcacctggtgatttagataggccaatcgcaagggtcaccttgatgtcTTGGGATGagcctttgaccttgattggcaaatagtgtgtcctctgaacaggaatgcagcagcgccaccaggtggtggatgctgcctctccattacaatCCACCTCTTTAGAAGACACACTGCATGCCAATAATATATATATACGACAGGTGTTAACTAAGTCTAACGGGGTAATGCTGAGGTGCGTATGATTTGACAGGCACATCAAAGAATAATCATGGCTATAGCAGTAAGAATAAATACAGTTCCCCAATGTATGATAGTTGCCCAAATACCCGCAATAGAGCCAAAAGGCCACCAGTgtccccatgaggtggtgatgctggaggaactggtctctggatttttttaaattttactcacTGAGTCCCGAATGTGGTCAGCCAGGTGAGTGATGTTGGGAGGATTTGTCAGGTATGTAGGTGCAGCTCCCCTGGCCAATAACTGCACAGGAACCACCATTCACCGCCAGCAGGCAGTCTAGGGCCATTCGATTTTGCAGTGCCACTATATGTACCACCGTCAGCTTCGCAGCTGTCCTAGTCAGAGTGTCCTGTGCATGGTGGAGGGACACTGCCATCTTGTTGGCCAATGTCTCCAGGAGGGTGGTAATCTGGGTCACTTCATTGGAGAGCTGGGCAGTACAGTACCTGGGGAAAGCAATCATCCATAATCTTTCCGTTGTCGTAATGGCCCTCTTCTTGCAGTGGTCACCAAATGTTGGGTGCTCCCCCAGGTCGCTGAGAGAGTGGATGTAGGGCACCACGAACACAGGGAAACAGCAGCCGTACCAGGTGGTAGGGAGCCAGGGGTAAGCACAGTGGCCACATATCCAGTGggtgccatttttcttttggaccAGCCAGACTGGAGAAACTGCAGGTCTAATGACTGCTTCCTGCAGGA encodes:
- the pomp gene encoding proteasome maturation protein; translated protein: MNTRGLKSQLKDSVPVGKFGFNTAPYGVRDTLRGGFSNVKSELLPSHPLEVSENNFQLNQNKMNFATLRNIQGLSAPLKLQMEYKAVKQVQRLPFLMSSNIALETLQGNDECIGFEDILNDPSQSEVMGEPHLMMEYKLGLL